Proteins from a genomic interval of Streptomyces sp. NBC_00820:
- a CDS encoding alpha-ketoacid dehydrogenase subunit beta, whose protein sequence is MAEKMALAKAINESLRRALETDPKVLVMGEDVGKLGGVFRVTDGLQKDFGEDRVIDTPLAESGIVGTAIGLALRGYRPVVEIQFDGFVFPAYDQIVTQLAKMHARSLGKVKMPVVIRIPYGGGIGAVEHHSESPEALFAHVAGLKIVSPSNPSDAYWMMQQAIQSDDPVIYFEPKRRYWDKGEVDSEAIPGPLHRAQVVREGTDLTLAAYGPMVKLCQEVADAAAEEGKSLEVLDLRSVSPLDFDTIQASVEKTRRLVVVHEAPVFFGSGAEIAARITERCFYHLEAPVLRVGGYHAPYPPARIEEEYLPGLDRVLDAVDRALAY, encoded by the coding sequence ATGGCCGAGAAGATGGCCCTGGCCAAGGCGATCAACGAGTCGCTCCGCCGCGCCCTGGAGACGGACCCGAAGGTCCTCGTCATGGGCGAGGACGTCGGCAAGCTCGGCGGTGTCTTCCGCGTCACCGACGGCCTCCAGAAGGACTTCGGCGAGGATCGGGTGATCGACACCCCGCTGGCCGAGTCCGGCATCGTCGGCACCGCGATCGGCCTCGCCCTGCGCGGCTACCGCCCGGTGGTGGAGATCCAGTTCGACGGCTTCGTCTTCCCGGCGTACGACCAGATCGTCACCCAGCTCGCGAAGATGCACGCCCGCTCGCTGGGCAAGGTCAAGATGCCGGTCGTCATCCGCATCCCCTACGGCGGCGGCATCGGCGCGGTCGAGCACCACTCCGAGTCCCCCGAGGCGCTCTTCGCGCACGTGGCGGGCCTGAAGATCGTCAGCCCCTCCAACCCGTCGGACGCCTACTGGATGATGCAGCAGGCCATCCAGAGCGACGACCCGGTCATCTACTTCGAGCCCAAGCGCCGCTACTGGGACAAGGGAGAGGTCGACTCCGAGGCGATCCCCGGCCCGCTGCACAGGGCCCAGGTCGTCCGCGAGGGCACCGACCTCACCCTGGCCGCCTACGGCCCCATGGTGAAGCTCTGCCAGGAGGTGGCCGACGCGGCCGCCGAGGAGGGCAAGTCCCTGGAGGTCCTGGACCTGCGCTCGGTCAGTCCCCTGGACTTCGACACCATCCAGGCCTCGGTCGAGAAGACCCGCCGCCTGGTCGTGGTCCACGAGGCACCGGTGTTCTTCGGTTCCGGCGCGGAGATCGCCGCCCGGATCACGGAGCGCTGCTTCTACCACCTCGAGGCCCCGGTGCTCCGGGTCGGCGGCTACCACGCCCCGTACCCGCCGGCGCGTATCGAGGAGGAGTACCTGCCGGGCCTGGACCGGGTGCTCGACGCCGTCGACCGTGCCCTGGCGTACTGA